The Leifsonia williamsii genome includes a region encoding these proteins:
- a CDS encoding helix-turn-helix transcriptional regulator — MSRSSSSPSRVPVEERLFSLVLALLATENGLTKSEILSTVQGYRQRYAPHGDNSSLERQFERDKDDIRELGVPLETVESPEAAGNNQLLRYRIPKGAYDLPQDVVFSPAEITLLGLAAAVWREGSLSGESRRALMKLRSLGVEADDPVVGYAPRLRVRESAFDPLSQALERHALVQFPYLKPGESASRLRTVAPLALVQHQGRWHLQGIDQEAGESRTFLLSRIVGPVKVTARTFEPEGDDFAAKALAELERIWEANVAEIEVTAGTDAATRLRKRYGDAVPADAGAGSFRLTVNFSDLNILADQLAAFGPEVLVLSPPALRENVLQRLLATARAHEGDGPDHEREAAHG, encoded by the coding sequence GTGTCCCGATCCTCGTCCTCGCCGTCGCGCGTCCCGGTCGAGGAGCGCCTGTTCAGCCTCGTGCTGGCCCTGCTGGCGACCGAGAACGGCCTGACCAAGAGCGAGATCCTCTCGACGGTCCAGGGCTACCGGCAGCGCTACGCGCCGCACGGCGACAACTCCAGCCTCGAGCGGCAGTTCGAGCGCGACAAGGACGACATCCGCGAGCTCGGCGTCCCGCTCGAGACCGTCGAGTCGCCGGAGGCCGCCGGCAACAACCAGCTGCTGCGGTACCGCATCCCGAAGGGCGCGTACGACCTCCCGCAGGACGTCGTCTTCTCTCCGGCCGAGATCACGCTGCTCGGGCTCGCCGCCGCCGTCTGGCGGGAGGGGTCGCTGTCGGGGGAGTCGCGCCGCGCTCTCATGAAGCTGCGCTCGCTGGGCGTCGAGGCCGACGACCCGGTGGTCGGCTACGCGCCCCGGCTGCGCGTGCGCGAGAGCGCCTTCGACCCGCTCAGCCAGGCGCTCGAACGGCACGCGCTCGTGCAGTTCCCGTACCTCAAGCCCGGCGAGAGCGCGTCCCGCCTGCGCACGGTGGCGCCGCTCGCGCTCGTGCAGCACCAGGGCCGCTGGCATCTGCAGGGCATCGACCAGGAGGCGGGGGAGTCGCGCACCTTCCTGCTCTCGCGCATCGTCGGCCCGGTCAAGGTCACCGCGCGCACCTTCGAGCCGGAGGGCGACGACTTCGCCGCCAAGGCCCTTGCGGAGCTGGAGCGCATCTGGGAGGCGAACGTCGCCGAGATCGAGGTCACCGCCGGCACCGACGCGGCGACCCGGCTGCGCAAGCGCTACGGCGACGCCGTGCCCGCGGACGCCGGCGCCGGCTCGTTCCGGCTGACCGTCAACTTCTCCGACCTCAACATCCTCGCCGACCAGCTCGCCGCCTTCGGGCCGGAGGTCCTGGTGCTGTCGCCGCCCGCACTGCGCGAGAACGTGCTGCAGCGCCTCCTCGCGACGGCGCGGGCCCACGAGGGCGATGGACCGGACCACGAACGGGAGGCCGCGCATGGCTGA
- a CDS encoding tRNA (adenine-N1)-methyltransferase, whose amino-acid sequence MNETRRSSGPFRAGDRVQLTGPKGRMNTITLVPGKLFHSHRGVLEHDAIIGLPDGSVVTNNAGVEHLALRPLLTDFVMSMPRGAAIVYPKDAAQILALADIFPGATVVEAGVGSGALSLWLLRAIGPEGRLHSFERREEFADVARDNAATFLGADPENWTVTVGDLQEALPAAVEPGTVDRVVLDMLAPWETLDVVTRALKPGGVVLCYVATVTQLSRVAEAIRATGHYTHPQSNETMVRGWHVEGLAVRPDHRMIAHTGFLLTARRLAPDTVLPELKRRPSKSDYSDEDVEAWTPGALGERQSSPKSLRKRMREAAASADLAKGRDDAADEDAPPVD is encoded by the coding sequence ATGAACGAGACCCGCCGCAGCTCCGGCCCCTTCCGCGCGGGCGACCGCGTGCAGCTCACCGGGCCCAAGGGCCGGATGAACACCATCACGCTCGTGCCCGGCAAGCTGTTCCACAGCCACCGCGGCGTGCTGGAGCACGACGCGATCATCGGCCTGCCCGACGGCTCGGTCGTCACCAACAACGCCGGCGTGGAGCACCTCGCGCTCCGCCCGCTGCTCACCGACTTCGTCATGTCGATGCCGCGCGGCGCCGCCATCGTCTACCCGAAGGACGCCGCCCAGATCCTCGCCCTCGCCGACATCTTCCCCGGGGCGACCGTGGTGGAGGCGGGCGTCGGCTCCGGCGCCCTGTCGCTGTGGCTGCTCCGCGCCATCGGGCCGGAGGGTCGCCTCCACTCGTTCGAGCGCCGCGAGGAGTTCGCCGACGTCGCCCGCGACAACGCCGCCACCTTCCTCGGCGCCGACCCCGAGAACTGGACCGTCACCGTCGGCGACCTGCAGGAGGCGCTGCCCGCCGCGGTCGAGCCGGGCACCGTCGACCGCGTGGTGCTCGACATGCTCGCGCCGTGGGAGACGCTCGACGTCGTCACGCGGGCGCTCAAGCCGGGCGGCGTCGTGCTCTGCTACGTCGCTACCGTGACCCAGCTCTCGCGCGTCGCCGAGGCGATCCGCGCCACCGGCCACTACACGCACCCGCAGTCGAACGAGACCATGGTCCGCGGCTGGCACGTGGAGGGCCTGGCCGTGCGGCCCGACCACCGCATGATCGCGCACACCGGCTTCCTGCTGACGGCCCGCCGCCTCGCGCCGGACACGGTGCTGCCGGAGCTGAAGCGGCGCCCCTCCAAGTCGGACTACTCCGACGAGGACGTCGAGGCCTGGACCCCGGGCGCCCTCGGCGAGCGCCAGTCCAGCCCGAAGAGCCTCCGGAAGCGGATGCGCGAGGCCGCCGCGAGCGCCGACCTGGCCAAGGGCCGGGACGACGCAGCGGACGAGGACGCTCCGCCCGTCGACTAG
- a CDS encoding FKBP-type peptidyl-prolyl cis-trans isomerase produces the protein MRRATALVVAAGLLAVALTGCSSNPNADCGDALKAGPASDLISATGKLGEKPTFDLPTPIDTTTSQRTIVSEGTGEQVHKGQLLEVQYTILDGENGEVQQQSSYKAGDTFPLAVGGGNAALSKGLQCVPVGSRVAIVLSPKDAGGSGASTSGIIVIDVLKAYLPAANGAVRPSANGFPTVVLAPTGQPGVTIPSQSGAPKEVRSEVLKAGSGATVKKDSEVVLHYTAVGWDQKNVVTSTWQQGTPDIVTIDTGASQLNQALPQEILKPLVGEKVGSQVVIEAPENGNVPAAAWVVDILGVR, from the coding sequence GTGCGCAGAGCAACCGCACTCGTCGTGGCCGCCGGCCTCCTGGCCGTCGCGCTCACCGGATGTTCGTCGAACCCCAACGCGGACTGCGGCGACGCCCTGAAGGCGGGCCCCGCGTCCGACCTGATCTCGGCGACCGGGAAGCTGGGCGAGAAGCCGACCTTCGACCTCCCGACGCCGATCGACACCACCACGTCGCAGCGCACCATCGTGAGCGAGGGCACCGGCGAGCAGGTGCACAAGGGGCAGCTGCTCGAAGTGCAGTACACGATCCTCGACGGCGAGAACGGCGAGGTGCAGCAGCAGAGCTCGTACAAGGCCGGCGACACCTTCCCGCTCGCGGTCGGCGGCGGCAACGCCGCCCTCAGCAAGGGCCTGCAGTGCGTGCCGGTCGGCTCGCGCGTCGCGATCGTGCTCTCGCCGAAGGACGCGGGCGGCAGCGGAGCGAGCACCTCCGGCATCATCGTCATCGACGTGCTGAAGGCGTACCTCCCGGCCGCGAACGGCGCTGTGCGCCCGAGCGCCAACGGATTCCCGACCGTCGTGCTCGCCCCGACCGGTCAGCCGGGCGTGACCATCCCGTCGCAGAGCGGCGCTCCGAAGGAGGTCCGCAGCGAGGTCCTGAAGGCGGGCTCCGGCGCGACGGTGAAGAAGGACAGCGAGGTCGTCCTGCACTACACGGCCGTCGGCTGGGACCAGAAGAACGTCGTCACCAGCACCTGGCAGCAGGGCACGCCCGACATCGTCACCATCGACACCGGCGCGAGCCAGCTCAACCAGGCGCTGCCGCAGGAGATCCTGAAGCCGCTGGTCGGCGAGAAGGTCGGCTCGCAGGTGGTCATCGAGGCGCCCGAGAACGGCAACGTGCCCGCCGCCGCCTGGGTGGTCGACATCCTCGGCGTCCGCTGA
- the tatA gene encoding Sec-independent protein translocase subunit TatA — MLGGLTGWHLLIILAVILLLFGAPKLPALAKSIGQSMRIFKGEVDELKKDGKSDNAAATTGDTTPGTATPGVAPAAPTGTDSSTESKPK; from the coding sequence ATGCTCGGCGGACTCACCGGATGGCACCTGCTCATCATCCTCGCCGTGATCCTGCTGCTGTTCGGCGCGCCCAAGCTGCCGGCCCTCGCCAAGAGCATCGGCCAGTCGATGCGCATCTTCAAGGGCGAGGTCGACGAGCTGAAGAAGGACGGCAAGAGCGATAACGCAGCGGCCACCACGGGCGACACGACTCCGGGCACCGCGACGCCGGGTGTCGCCCCGGCCGCCCCCACCGGCACCGACAGCTCCACCGAGTCCAAGCCGAAGTAG
- a CDS encoding HAD family hydrolase: MTPPTSAAVPASSGLPAAVLWDMDGTLVDTEPYWMAAEKELVGSFGGTWTHDDGLLLVGQGLWTSAEILREHGVDLPADDIVHRLTDRVQEKLATEGVPWRPGARELLSELRERGVRTALVTMSVRRMAEQIVENIPFDAFDLIVSGDEVEQPKPHPEPYLRAAEQLGVDPRDAVAIEDSLVGLAAAVASGAAAIGVPHIVPLPTSDEHTLWDTLAGRTADDIAAVAAARGAASTEAEAR, from the coding sequence GTGACACCACCCACCTCCGCCGCCGTGCCGGCCTCCTCCGGGCTCCCCGCCGCCGTCCTCTGGGACATGGACGGGACCCTCGTCGACACCGAGCCGTACTGGATGGCCGCCGAGAAGGAGCTCGTCGGCTCCTTCGGCGGCACATGGACGCACGACGACGGCCTGCTGCTCGTCGGCCAGGGCCTGTGGACGTCCGCCGAGATCCTCCGGGAGCACGGCGTCGACCTCCCCGCCGACGACATCGTCCACCGGCTGACCGACCGCGTGCAGGAGAAGCTGGCCACCGAGGGCGTGCCGTGGCGTCCGGGGGCGCGCGAGCTGCTCTCCGAGCTGCGCGAGCGCGGCGTGCGTACGGCGCTCGTCACCATGTCCGTGCGCCGGATGGCCGAGCAGATCGTCGAGAACATCCCGTTCGACGCCTTCGACCTGATCGTCAGCGGCGACGAGGTGGAGCAGCCGAAGCCGCATCCCGAGCCCTACCTGCGCGCCGCCGAGCAGCTCGGCGTGGACCCGCGCGACGCCGTCGCCATCGAGGACTCGCTGGTCGGCCTGGCCGCCGCGGTCGCCTCCGGCGCCGCCGCCATCGGCGTGCCGCACATCGTCCCGCTTCCCACATCGGACGAGCACACCCTGTGGGACACGCTCGCCGGCCGCACCGCCGACGACATCGCCGCCGTCGCCGCCGCGAGAGGCGCCGCTTCGACGGAGGCCGAGGCCCGATGA
- a CDS encoding helix-turn-helix transcriptional regulator: protein MAERRRPMQAQDKLAFLLALVPYLMDRDRVGVAEAAEHFGVDEDQLRDAVRLIAVSGIPGETNAYQPGDLFDISWDDFEENDQIILTHQVAIDDSPRFSAREAAALIAGLQYLTALPENADRDVIGSLMAKLARGASAAPSQVAVASSETDAALATIREAVIAGTQLEFDYLSSRGERERRRVDPLRVESVDQDWYLRGWDHLRTAIRTFRLDRIDGLVTTDEPITYRPGDVKLPETLFTGTPEDQLVTVEVSASAIPLIEDYIPEGAARDERDGIVRTSVRVAHFHGLKRLVAGLSGVLTVLDPPEARRVVAEWARAGADRYR, encoded by the coding sequence ATGGCTGAGCGCAGGCGCCCGATGCAGGCGCAGGACAAGCTCGCCTTCCTGCTCGCGCTCGTGCCGTACCTGATGGACCGCGACCGGGTCGGTGTGGCGGAGGCGGCGGAGCACTTCGGCGTCGACGAGGACCAGTTGCGCGACGCCGTGCGCCTGATCGCGGTGTCCGGCATCCCCGGCGAGACGAACGCCTACCAGCCGGGCGACCTGTTCGACATCTCGTGGGACGACTTCGAGGAGAACGACCAGATCATCCTCACCCACCAGGTGGCGATCGACGACTCGCCGCGGTTCTCCGCCCGCGAGGCGGCGGCGCTGATCGCGGGCCTGCAGTACCTCACGGCGCTGCCGGAGAACGCCGACCGCGACGTCATCGGCTCCCTGATGGCGAAGCTCGCGCGCGGGGCCTCCGCCGCCCCCAGCCAGGTCGCCGTGGCCAGCTCGGAGACCGACGCGGCCCTCGCGACCATCCGCGAGGCCGTGATCGCGGGCACGCAGCTGGAGTTCGACTACCTCAGCTCGCGCGGCGAGCGGGAGCGTCGCCGCGTCGACCCGCTGCGCGTCGAGTCGGTCGACCAGGACTGGTACCTGCGCGGCTGGGACCACCTCCGCACCGCCATCCGCACGTTCCGCCTCGACCGGATCGACGGACTGGTGACCACGGACGAGCCGATCACCTACCGGCCGGGCGACGTGAAGCTCCCCGAGACCCTGTTCACCGGGACGCCGGAGGATCAGCTCGTCACCGTCGAGGTGTCGGCGTCGGCCATCCCGCTGATCGAGGACTACATCCCGGAGGGCGCCGCCCGCGATGAGCGCGACGGGATCGTGCGCACCAGCGTGCGCGTCGCCCACTTCCACGGCCTCAAGCGTCTGGTCGCCGGCCTGTCCGGGGTGCTGACCGTGCTCGACCCGCCCGAGGCGCGGCGCGTCGTCGCGGAGTGGGCCCGCGCCGGCGCCGACCGCTACCGCTAA